Proteins encoded together in one bacterium window:
- a CDS encoding HAD-IA family hydrolase produces MDAPPPLLIFDFDNTLVDSRIDFAAMRGALIDLLESSRPLSEPRGALMRAPIADLVTRIGNSAPHLTARAWATIEAFEAAGMEGAVPVPNVRGVLADLTARGFHLALLTNNARTATQRALAELGLSTLIPLTVTRDEVPALKPDPAGVRLVMELAGPHRTAYLVGDSWVDGQAAAQAGIRFVGFGPRRSEVEARGVMPWAWVSDLRELLDLDWNA; encoded by the coding sequence ATGGACGCCCCTCCGCCCCTTCTCATCTTCGACTTCGACAACACCCTTGTTGATTCTCGCATAGACTTCGCCGCGATGCGCGGCGCCCTGATAGACCTGCTGGAATCCTCGCGCCCGCTGAGTGAGCCGCGCGGGGCGCTGATGCGCGCCCCGATAGCGGATCTGGTCACTCGGATCGGCAACTCCGCCCCCCACCTAACCGCTCGGGCATGGGCGACCATCGAGGCCTTCGAGGCCGCGGGCATGGAGGGCGCGGTGCCTGTGCCCAACGTGCGCGGCGTCCTCGCGGACCTGACCGCCCGAGGGTTCCATCTGGCGCTCCTGACCAACAACGCCCGAACCGCCACCCAGCGCGCACTGGCCGAACTCGGGCTCTCCACGCTCATTCCCTTGACCGTAACCCGTGACGAGGTGCCTGCCCTGAAACCCGATCCGGCCGGCGTCCGGCTCGTCATGGAACTCGCAGGGCCCCACCGAACGGCCTATCTGGTGGGGGACTCCTGGGTTGATGGTCAGGCGGCGGCGCAGGCCGGCATCCGTTTTGTGGGGTTCGGACCCCGAAGGAGCGAAGTCGAGGCGCGCGGCGTCATGCCCTGGGCCTGGGTCAGCGACCTGCGCGAGCTGCTCGACCTCGACTGGAATGCCTGA
- the asnS gene encoding asparagine--tRNA ligase has product MSVRPAYRTIAALPGHVGEEVELRGWLQHRRSSGKILFLLVRDGTGAVQVIMSRQEVPEEVFATADRLPQESSVVVTGLVRADPRAPGGVEIAAGSLLVVHEAEPYPITSKPHGIEFLMDHRHLWLRSSRQQAILRVRAEVIRAMTEYLDGHGFLRVDAPILTPAAVEGTTTLFETQYFDLGSAYLTQSGQLYNEAAAMAFGRVYCFGPTFRAEKSKTRRHLIEFWMLEPEVAYLDLDGYMALAEDFVSSVVVRILERCREPLAALERDLAPLERVRAPFPRISYDEALRLLSAAGKPVAWGEDLGGDEETAVSQQFDRPVFIHRYPTRCKAFYMQPDPDRSDVVLGADLIAPEGYGEIIGGGQRVHDLELLRARLAEHGLPESTYQWYLDLRRYGSVPHSGFGIGIERTVAWLCGIEHVREAIPFPRLLNRLYP; this is encoded by the coding sequence ATGAGCGTTCGGCCAGCGTACCGAACCATAGCCGCACTCCCGGGCCATGTGGGTGAGGAGGTGGAACTCCGGGGATGGCTGCAGCACCGGCGCAGCAGCGGCAAGATACTCTTCCTCCTGGTGCGCGACGGTACGGGCGCGGTGCAGGTCATCATGAGCCGGCAAGAGGTGCCCGAGGAGGTCTTCGCGACCGCGGACCGGCTCCCGCAGGAGAGCAGCGTGGTCGTGACGGGGCTCGTGCGGGCGGACCCCCGCGCACCCGGGGGGGTAGAGATTGCCGCGGGCTCGTTGCTGGTTGTGCACGAGGCCGAGCCCTACCCGATCACGTCGAAGCCGCACGGGATCGAGTTCCTGATGGATCACCGCCACCTATGGCTGCGCAGCAGCCGCCAGCAGGCCATCCTGCGAGTGCGGGCCGAGGTGATCCGGGCGATGACCGAGTATCTGGACGGTCACGGCTTCCTACGGGTGGATGCGCCGATCCTGACGCCCGCGGCGGTCGAGGGAACGACGACGCTATTCGAGACGCAGTATTTCGATCTGGGGTCTGCCTACCTGACCCAGTCGGGCCAGCTCTACAATGAGGCCGCTGCCATGGCGTTCGGGCGGGTCTACTGCTTCGGCCCAACGTTCCGGGCAGAGAAGAGCAAGACGCGGCGTCACCTGATCGAGTTCTGGATGCTCGAGCCCGAGGTCGCGTACCTCGATCTGGACGGGTACATGGCGCTGGCGGAAGATTTCGTGAGCAGCGTCGTTGTGCGGATCCTCGAACGCTGCCGGGAACCGCTCGCCGCGCTTGAACGCGATCTGGCCCCGCTCGAGCGCGTCCGAGCGCCTTTCCCAAGGATCTCCTATGATGAAGCGCTGCGGCTCCTGTCCGCGGCCGGGAAGCCCGTGGCCTGGGGCGAAGACCTGGGGGGCGATGAGGAGACCGCGGTCAGCCAGCAGTTTGACCGGCCGGTGTTCATCCACCGGTATCCTACCCGCTGCAAGGCCTTCTACATGCAGCCGGACCCCGACCGTTCGGACGTCGTGCTGGGTGCGGACCTGATCGCTCCGGAGGGATACGGGGAGATCATCGGCGGCGGGCAGCGCGTCCACGACCTGGAACTGCTGCGGGCGCGACTGGCGGAACACGGTCTGCCCGAGTCCACCTATCAGTGGTACCTGGACCTGCGCCGCTACGGATCGGTGCCCCACTCGGGCTTTGGAATCGGCATCGAGCGCACCGTTGCATGGCTGTGCGGTATCGAGCACGTGCGAGAGGCCATTCCGTTCCCCCGACTGCTCAACCGGCTCTACCCGTAG
- the rimP gene encoding ribosome maturation factor RimP: MPHAPWKDAVEHLAASVAARWGYSLAGVEIVGEGRRPLIRISVEGEEPVTVDACARISEELGRALDLHDPIPHAYILEVASPGLDRPLHGEGDFRRFAGRKIELLTREPVEGRRRWKGRLSGVDAGSVVVDVEDQSVRLPLEQVASARLIVGMEDLRQDLAKGGRGRS; encoded by the coding sequence GTGCCACACGCACCATGGAAGGACGCAGTCGAGCACCTGGCCGCCTCCGTCGCGGCCAGGTGGGGGTATTCCCTGGCCGGCGTGGAGATCGTTGGGGAAGGGCGGCGCCCGCTGATCAGGATCAGCGTGGAGGGAGAGGAACCCGTGACCGTGGACGCGTGCGCCAGGATCTCCGAGGAACTGGGGCGCGCGCTGGATCTGCACGACCCGATCCCGCACGCGTACATTCTCGAGGTGGCATCGCCGGGGCTGGACCGGCCGCTACACGGCGAGGGCGACTTCCGCAGGTTCGCAGGACGCAAGATCGAGCTACTGACGCGCGAACCCGTGGAGGGTCGCCGTCGGTGGAAGGGCCGGCTGTCCGGGGTTGACGCCGGCAGCGTGGTTGTTGATGTGGAAGACCAATCGGTGCGGCTGCCGTTGGAGCAGGTTGCTTCCGCGCGATTGATCGTGGGGATGGAGGATCTTCGTCAAGATCTTGCCAAAGGGGGGCGCGGTAGGTCATGA
- the nusA gene encoding transcription termination factor NusA — MNLELLRALDQIEEEKGIGKDVIIDAIEAALLSAYKKNFGATAQSMRIEMDRTTAEMRAYQVRTVVEDVDDPTLQIALAQVREWDPTAQVGEMVEVEVTPKDFGRIAAQTAKQVVVQRLREAEREMVYKEFRDREGDIVTGIVQRIERKNVFLDLGRIEAVLPPPEQIPREGYRQGERVKAYVVEVRQGTRGPQIVVSRTHPGLLKRLFEIEVPEVYEGIVEIKAIAREAGTRSKIAVASRDRNVDAVGSCVGPKGSRVQAIVDELRGEKIDIVAWNPDLSQFAAAALSPARVVRVEISEATKTALVIVQDHQLSLAIGREGQNARLAAKLTGWRIDIKNETQIREIEAQKIFVDLPEEEPVPAETAAVPVAADEPPA, encoded by the coding sequence ATGAACTTAGAGCTGCTGCGGGCGCTCGATCAGATCGAGGAAGAGAAGGGCATCGGCAAAGACGTCATCATAGACGCGATCGAGGCGGCGCTGCTGTCCGCCTACAAGAAGAATTTCGGTGCCACCGCCCAGAGCATGCGCATCGAGATGGACCGCACCACGGCTGAGATGCGGGCCTACCAGGTGCGCACCGTGGTGGAGGACGTAGACGACCCGACGCTGCAGATCGCGCTTGCCCAGGTGCGTGAGTGGGACCCCACGGCCCAGGTGGGCGAGATGGTCGAGGTTGAGGTTACGCCCAAGGACTTCGGGCGCATCGCCGCGCAGACCGCCAAACAGGTGGTCGTGCAGCGACTCCGGGAAGCGGAGCGGGAGATGGTCTACAAGGAGTTCCGCGACCGTGAGGGCGACATCGTCACCGGCATCGTGCAGCGAATAGAGCGGAAGAACGTCTTTCTGGACTTGGGCCGCATCGAGGCCGTGCTGCCACCCCCGGAGCAGATTCCGCGTGAAGGATACAGGCAGGGTGAGCGCGTGAAGGCGTACGTGGTCGAGGTGCGACAGGGCACGCGCGGCCCGCAGATCGTGGTCTCACGTACCCACCCCGGACTGCTCAAGCGGCTATTTGAGATAGAGGTGCCGGAGGTCTACGAGGGAATCGTGGAGATAAAGGCGATCGCCCGCGAGGCCGGCACGCGCAGCAAGATTGCGGTCGCTTCTCGGGATCGCAACGTGGATGCGGTGGGTTCTTGTGTCGGACCCAAGGGATCGCGCGTGCAGGCGATCGTGGACGAGCTCCGCGGCGAGAAGATAGACATCGTTGCCTGGAACCCCGACCTCTCGCAGTTCGCCGCGGCCGCGCTTAGCCCGGCCAGGGTGGTGCGGGTTGAGATTTCCGAGGCCACCAAGACGGCGCTTGTGATCGTGCAGGACCACCAGCTGTCGCTGGCCATCGGACGCGAGGGCCAGAACGCCCGCTTGGCGGCCAAGCTGACCGGCTGGCGTATTGACATCAAGAACGAGACACAGATTAGGGAGATCGAGGCGCAGAAGATCTTCGTGGATCTCCCAGAGGAAGAGCCGGTCCCGGCCGAGACAGCCGCCGTCCCTGTTGCCGCGGACGAACCGCCGGCATAA
- a CDS encoding YlxR family protein: MSRVKHVPQRQCVACRQVRPKRELVRVVRTPAGEVRVDLTGKVSGRGAYVCPDTACAETAVREHRLQHALEIVVPEAIVEDLRAAADRSAQAPGRS, from the coding sequence ATGTCACGGGTCAAGCACGTGCCACAGCGCCAGTGCGTCGCGTGCCGGCAGGTACGACCGAAACGCGAGCTGGTCCGGGTAGTACGCACGCCCGCGGGAGAGGTCCGCGTGGATTTGACGGGAAAGGTGTCGGGGCGCGGAGCGTACGTCTGCCCCGACACCGCCTGCGCCGAGACCGCGGTACGGGAACACCGGCTGCAGCACGCGCTTGAGATAGTAGTCCCTGAGGCGATCGTCGAGGACCTGCGTGCGGCGGCGGACCGCAGCGCGCAGGCTCCCGGTCGGAGTTAG
- the infB gene encoding translation initiation factor IF-2: MRVYELAKELGLSTKELMDVLAMLKVPVRSHSSSLSVVAEQRVRVHVAATRPSKGKKQAAAYAAAAPPPATVTRPETKTPTGERILGMRKIVLPPPPVEEPVMPPEAPAVPQPQAAPQVRPAAAAPAAAPASATAVPAAPATAAPAVAATPAAAVSHAAAGVVEAPPAPPRVVPSPPPPRGIKIEPVRPPKRETAKEAPREPVGRGAAPPPVALPPRAPETGDRRRPPAGPGKPPSRPAVQPRRPMFRLPRRRRRARARPAETVTVETVLPVAAEIEMTGPISVGELASRLNVAAGEIVRRLLDQGVLAGINQQIPADMATRVAESLGTVVHKTRPVPEGQQAVKKIDRMVVAAGEAAVPRPPVVTVMGHVDHGKTTLLDVIRQTRVADQEFGGITQHIGASVVQSGGREVVFIDTPGHAAFTSLRARGAQVTDVAVLVVAADDGVMPQTVEAVNHAKAAGVPIVVAINKMDLPQANPDRVKQGLADLGLVPEEWGGDTIMVQVSARQKTGLDQLIEMILLVTELQDLRADVDCPARGTIIEARLDRGRGPVATVLIQEGRLRVGDAIVAGETHGRVRAMMDARGARMDQATPSTPVEVLGLVEVPQAGDLLEAVRDERVARAAAGERRDRRRASEQAAAHPAAATALGEGPKELRVIIKGDAHGSVEALQAAVPKLSGPEVKVTVLHAAVGNVSESDIMLASASRAVVVGFNVRPEAQVRRIAEEEHVDLRVYRVIYEALDDLAAVQKGLLAPKVVEVVLGQAEVRQVFTISRLGVIAGSYVTGGRIVRGAKARIVRDGVVVYDGRVGSLRRFKEDVREVTDGFECGIGLERFNDVKEGDLVEAYEVQEVPA; encoded by the coding sequence ATGCGGGTGTACGAACTGGCAAAGGAACTGGGGCTGAGCACCAAAGAGCTAATGGACGTGCTCGCGATGCTCAAGGTGCCGGTCAGGAGCCACAGCAGCAGCCTGAGCGTGGTGGCCGAGCAGCGCGTCCGGGTGCACGTTGCGGCCACGCGGCCCTCAAAGGGGAAGAAGCAGGCAGCGGCATATGCCGCAGCAGCGCCGCCCCCGGCGACCGTGACCCGGCCCGAAACCAAAACCCCGACCGGGGAGCGGATACTGGGCATGCGGAAGATCGTGCTTCCCCCGCCTCCGGTGGAGGAACCGGTCATGCCGCCTGAGGCGCCGGCTGTGCCGCAGCCCCAGGCAGCGCCACAGGTCCGCCCTGCCGCCGCCGCCCCAGCAGCAGCCCCCGCCTCCGCAACAGCAGTCCCAGCCGCTCCCGCAACAGCAGCCCCTGCCGTTGCGGCGACGCCCGCGGCGGCAGTCTCCCATGCAGCCGCAGGTGTTGTTGAGGCGCCTCCTGCGCCGCCCAGGGTTGTCCCGTCGCCTCCGCCGCCGAGGGGGATCAAGATCGAGCCGGTTCGGCCGCCCAAGCGTGAAACCGCAAAGGAAGCGCCGCGCGAGCCGGTAGGTCGCGGCGCGGCACCTCCGCCGGTTGCCCTCCCGCCGCGTGCACCGGAGACCGGCGATAGGCGCCGCCCGCCTGCGGGTCCCGGCAAGCCGCCCAGCAGGCCTGCGGTTCAGCCCCGCCGGCCCATGTTCCGCCTGCCCCGTCGCAGACGGCGCGCACGGGCGCGTCCGGCCGAGACCGTCACAGTGGAGACGGTTCTCCCGGTTGCAGCAGAGATCGAGATGACTGGGCCGATCAGCGTAGGAGAACTGGCGTCGCGGCTGAACGTTGCCGCGGGCGAGATCGTGCGGCGTCTGCTCGACCAGGGCGTGCTGGCCGGGATCAACCAACAGATCCCAGCCGACATGGCCACCCGGGTCGCCGAGTCGCTCGGCACCGTTGTGCACAAGACGCGGCCGGTGCCCGAAGGGCAGCAGGCAGTGAAGAAGATCGATCGGATGGTCGTGGCCGCCGGTGAAGCTGCCGTTCCCAGACCGCCCGTGGTCACGGTCATGGGGCACGTTGACCATGGGAAGACGACGCTTCTGGATGTGATCCGCCAGACCCGAGTTGCCGATCAGGAGTTCGGAGGAATCACGCAGCACATCGGGGCCTCCGTGGTACAGTCCGGCGGAAGGGAGGTCGTGTTCATAGACACCCCGGGGCACGCTGCCTTCACATCCCTGCGCGCGCGCGGCGCGCAGGTGACCGATGTGGCGGTGCTGGTTGTGGCTGCCGACGACGGCGTCATGCCCCAGACCGTCGAGGCGGTCAACCATGCCAAGGCCGCAGGAGTACCGATAGTGGTGGCCATCAACAAGATGGACTTGCCCCAAGCCAATCCCGACCGCGTCAAGCAGGGGCTCGCCGACCTGGGCCTGGTGCCTGAGGAGTGGGGCGGAGACACGATCATGGTACAGGTGTCCGCCCGGCAGAAGACCGGGCTGGACCAATTGATCGAGATGATACTGCTGGTGACGGAGCTCCAGGATCTGCGCGCCGACGTGGACTGTCCCGCGCGCGGGACGATCATAGAGGCCCGCCTGGACCGGGGCCGGGGTCCTGTGGCGACGGTTCTGATTCAGGAAGGACGCCTGCGGGTGGGAGACGCCATTGTGGCCGGGGAAACCCACGGCCGCGTCCGCGCCATGATGGATGCGCGGGGTGCCCGGATGGATCAAGCAACACCCTCGACGCCCGTCGAGGTATTGGGACTCGTGGAAGTCCCCCAGGCCGGCGACCTGCTGGAAGCGGTGCGCGACGAGCGGGTCGCACGCGCGGCGGCGGGGGAGCGTCGGGATCGCCGTCGCGCATCCGAGCAGGCCGCGGCGCATCCCGCGGCCGCCACGGCGTTGGGGGAGGGGCCGAAGGAATTGCGCGTCATCATCAAGGGTGACGCGCACGGATCGGTCGAGGCGCTACAGGCGGCCGTTCCCAAACTATCAGGACCTGAGGTGAAGGTTACCGTCCTGCACGCCGCGGTCGGCAATGTGAGTGAGTCGGACATCATGCTGGCCTCGGCCAGCAGGGCCGTTGTCGTAGGGTTCAACGTGAGGCCCGAAGCCCAGGTACGGCGGATTGCCGAGGAAGAGCACGTGGACCTGCGGGTGTACCGTGTGATCTACGAGGCGCTTGACGACCTGGCGGCCGTGCAGAAGGGCCTGCTCGCGCCCAAGGTTGTGGAGGTGGTCCTGGGGCAGGCCGAGGTCAGGCAGGTGTTCACCATCTCCCGCCTGGGAGTTATCGCTGGTTCGTACGTCACAGGGGGTCGCATCGTGCGCGGCGCGAAGGCCCGGATCGTCCGCGACGGCGTGGTGGTGTACGACGGAAGGGTCGGCTCGCTGCGCCGGTTCAAGGAGGACGTTCGCGAGGTGACCGACGGGTTCGAGTGCGGCATAGGTCTGGAACGCTTCAACGATGTCAAGGAAGGCGATCTGGTTGAAGCCTACGAGGTGCAGGAAGTACCCGCGTAG
- a CDS encoding DUF503 domain-containing protein: MEDGQIIVGVVRIELSLPGARGLKDKRRLVTGLIERAQNRFRVCAAEVDHQDNWRRATVAFACLSNSTSHAHAVLAKVADFVERQADLVVMEFQVEIR; the protein is encoded by the coding sequence TTGGAGGACGGGCAGATCATCGTCGGCGTTGTCCGGATTGAACTGAGCCTGCCAGGCGCAAGAGGGCTGAAGGACAAACGCCGTCTGGTGACGGGATTGATTGAACGGGCGCAGAACCGGTTTCGGGTCTGCGCCGCCGAGGTAGACCACCAGGACAACTGGCGACGCGCGACCGTTGCGTTTGCCTGTCTTTCAAACTCCACGAGTCACGCGCACGCCGTCCTGGCCAAGGTGGCCGATTTCGTCGAGCGCCAGGCGGATCTGGTCGTAATGGAGTTCCAGGTCGAAATCCGGTAA
- the rbfA gene encoding 30S ribosome-binding factor RbfA, which yields MARTRAQRLAEVIRTEASEIILQGLKDPRIGFISITDVVVSGDLRHAKIFVSVLGDQEAKQRTMAGLNRATGHVRSQLSARLAMRFVPEILFRLDDSIERGARVSSLLRKVDQEGTRGPSGDHRPDA from the coding sequence ATGGCTCGCACCCGCGCCCAACGGCTGGCCGAGGTGATTCGAACCGAGGCCAGCGAAATCATCCTGCAGGGCCTCAAGGATCCGCGTATCGGGTTCATTTCCATAACCGACGTGGTGGTTAGCGGTGACCTGCGTCACGCCAAGATCTTCGTGAGCGTGCTCGGTGACCAGGAGGCGAAGCAGCGGACGATGGCGGGGTTGAACCGGGCAACGGGGCACGTCCGCTCCCAGCTCAGCGCCAGGCTGGCGATGCGGTTCGTGCCGGAGATCCTATTCCGCCTCGACGATTCCATCGAGCGCGGGGCCCGCGTGTCGTCTTTGCTCCGAAAAGTGGATCAGGAGGGAACGCGTGGACCCTCGGGAGACCATCGCCCGGACGCTTAG